A window of Streptomyces armeniacus contains these coding sequences:
- a CDS encoding DUF2961 domain-containing protein: protein MQLRRRQFRRGRRPGPRAARQHLAALLAAALLVTLPGLATAAPGASGDDGSPAAGKPSTVSSVASEKGPVGWDTYRKLDGMDQLRRGGQIRQSSSYDRSGGNDDGFVGTYSCLRESGDGCVIAESEGAGELQSIWFTRLSNDVPGDVSDTGNITIELDGETVLEGNLQDIVSGKKGAPFSWPLVGNNFDTSGGAVIKVPMPYRESMKVTVEKNPLFHHVTYRSFADADGVERFDPSDKAEDVLRTMRAFGTADPKPRAEGAGTARKELDVPAGGSATLARLRGPGEISQLRVRLPQVLRSPRYRDDGRAFGEGGGSTFRMAVDPDNEGVRLTRRYDPVIGGQTSRVLVDGKEAGQWKTGEAQPEGRWADQTLEIPAALTKGKDRITVKHEFVSSERDVNEFRYDAASRVGGDWTRTDVLDLGEGRPGEEESHGYRISGETWKGPRDGRYPLTDKEKKQLTASDELLADARLRVTFDGRRTVDAPLGEFFGSGLGEYDVRTLMFSMDTAPDGWYTAWWPMPYAKSAVVELVNSSVQKIEGGTAEVTHAPDASAPERLDPQGGSGYFHATGKRKETTDGRDWSFLETGGRGVYYGATHSMRGLITSGNRRNYLEGDERVYVDGGLSPAMYGTGSEDYYESGWYFMGGTTFSMPVAGNPAYELDGDGCKYDCTGTYRLQIGDAVSFGSGLKFGMEHGPASNEPGDYSSTAYWYGQETAAARQSDTVDVTDPESREAHGYRAEGESEASLTSTFEGDDDDVSYTSGVTAAEGAVSFRVAADGDNSGVRLRRLGDQKEGYQRAAVSVNGKPAGVWSTTRGNGTSRWLEDTFEIPAALAEGRSELEITLTPEDGSPAWSAARYDVASHVPPFADGAAPEQVGGVRAAGDGTNAVDVQWSPARDDVGAAAYEVYASKDPSVPVNSRTLLGETRHLAFRHSGLGLEEKWHYRVRAVDAAGHKGKASAVASGTSGNALVHEAEDLLPPVSADAPVEAQANCCGVVWSGDAQLWFRATKADQQVTVEFSVPRDGTYDLATVLTKAPDYGNAAFGVDGEALGDAFRGYDPKVGKTDWVDLGNRKLAKGKHRLTLTVTGKDADATGYLAGLDAIRTTRTG from the coding sequence ATGCAGTTGAGAAGAAGGCAGTTCCGAAGAGGGCGGCGGCCGGGCCCGCGGGCCGCACGGCAGCATCTGGCGGCGCTCCTCGCGGCCGCCTTACTGGTCACACTGCCGGGGCTCGCGACGGCGGCACCCGGCGCCTCCGGCGACGACGGCTCCCCCGCCGCCGGGAAGCCGTCCACAGTGTCCTCGGTGGCCTCGGAGAAGGGGCCGGTCGGCTGGGACACGTACCGGAAGCTGGACGGCATGGACCAGCTGCGGCGCGGCGGCCAGATCCGGCAGTCCTCCAGCTACGACCGGTCCGGCGGCAACGACGACGGCTTCGTGGGCACGTACTCCTGCCTGCGCGAGAGCGGTGACGGCTGCGTCATCGCCGAGTCGGAGGGCGCAGGTGAGCTCCAGTCGATCTGGTTCACGCGGCTGTCCAACGACGTGCCGGGCGACGTGAGCGACACCGGGAACATCACGATCGAACTCGACGGCGAGACCGTGCTGGAGGGCAACCTTCAGGACATCGTCAGCGGCAAGAAGGGCGCGCCGTTCAGCTGGCCGCTGGTCGGCAACAACTTCGACACCTCCGGCGGCGCGGTCATCAAGGTGCCGATGCCGTACCGCGAGTCGATGAAGGTCACCGTCGAGAAGAACCCGCTGTTCCACCACGTGACGTACCGCAGCTTCGCGGACGCCGACGGCGTCGAGCGGTTCGACCCGTCCGACAAGGCGGAGGACGTGCTGCGCACGATGCGCGCGTTCGGCACCGCGGACCCCAAGCCGCGGGCCGAGGGCGCCGGCACGGCCCGCAAGGAGCTGGACGTGCCCGCGGGCGGCAGCGCCACCCTGGCCCGGCTGCGCGGCCCCGGCGAGATATCCCAGCTCCGGGTGCGGCTGCCGCAGGTGCTGCGCTCCCCGCGCTACCGCGACGACGGACGCGCCTTCGGCGAGGGCGGCGGCAGCACCTTCCGGATGGCCGTCGACCCGGACAACGAGGGCGTACGGCTGACCCGCCGCTACGACCCCGTGATCGGCGGCCAGACCTCCCGCGTCCTGGTCGACGGCAAGGAGGCCGGCCAGTGGAAGACGGGTGAGGCGCAGCCCGAGGGGCGCTGGGCCGACCAGACCCTGGAGATCCCGGCCGCGCTGACCAAGGGCAAGGACCGGATCACCGTCAAGCACGAGTTCGTGTCCTCCGAGCGGGACGTGAACGAGTTCCGGTACGACGCCGCGAGCCGCGTCGGCGGCGACTGGACCCGTACGGACGTGCTGGACCTGGGCGAGGGGCGCCCCGGCGAGGAGGAGTCACACGGCTACCGCATCAGCGGCGAGACGTGGAAGGGGCCGCGCGACGGCCGCTACCCGCTGACCGACAAGGAGAAGAAGCAGCTGACCGCGTCCGACGAGCTGCTGGCGGACGCGCGGCTGCGCGTCACGTTCGACGGCAGGCGCACGGTGGACGCACCGCTCGGCGAGTTCTTCGGCTCGGGACTGGGCGAGTACGACGTGCGGACGCTGATGTTCTCCATGGATACGGCCCCGGACGGCTGGTACACGGCGTGGTGGCCGATGCCGTACGCGAAGAGCGCCGTCGTGGAGCTGGTGAACTCCAGCGTGCAGAAGATCGAGGGCGGCACGGCCGAGGTCACGCACGCGCCGGACGCGTCGGCGCCCGAACGGCTCGACCCGCAGGGCGGCTCCGGCTACTTCCACGCCACGGGCAAGCGCAAGGAGACCACCGACGGACGCGACTGGTCGTTCCTCGAGACCGGCGGCCGCGGCGTCTACTACGGCGCGACGCACAGCATGCGCGGCCTCATCACCTCCGGGAACCGGCGGAACTACCTGGAGGGCGACGAGCGCGTGTACGTCGACGGCGGGCTCAGCCCGGCCATGTACGGCACGGGCAGCGAGGACTATTACGAGTCCGGCTGGTACTTCATGGGCGGCACCACCTTCTCCATGCCGGTCGCGGGCAACCCCGCGTACGAGCTGGACGGCGACGGCTGCAAGTACGACTGCACCGGCACGTACCGGCTGCAGATCGGCGACGCCGTCAGCTTCGGTTCGGGGCTGAAGTTCGGCATGGAGCACGGGCCCGCCTCCAACGAGCCGGGCGACTACAGCTCGACGGCGTACTGGTACGGCCAGGAGACCGCGGCCGCGCGCCAGAGCGACACCGTCGACGTCACCGACCCGGAGAGCCGCGAGGCGCACGGCTACCGCGCGGAAGGCGAGTCGGAGGCGTCCCTCACCTCCACGTTCGAGGGCGATGACGACGACGTCAGCTACACCTCCGGCGTCACCGCCGCCGAGGGCGCCGTGTCGTTCCGCGTCGCCGCCGACGGCGACAACTCGGGCGTACGCCTGCGGCGCCTCGGCGACCAGAAGGAGGGCTACCAGCGCGCGGCCGTCTCCGTGAACGGCAAGCCGGCGGGCGTATGGTCGACCACCCGCGGCAACGGCACGTCCCGCTGGCTGGAGGACACCTTCGAGATCCCGGCGGCCCTTGCCGAGGGCCGTTCGGAGCTGGAGATCACCCTCACCCCGGAGGACGGCTCCCCCGCCTGGAGCGCCGCACGCTACGACGTGGCGTCGCACGTGCCGCCGTTCGCCGACGGCGCCGCGCCGGAGCAGGTCGGCGGCGTGCGCGCGGCAGGCGACGGAACCAACGCCGTCGACGTGCAGTGGTCGCCCGCGCGGGACGACGTGGGCGCGGCAGCCTACGAGGTGTACGCCTCGAAGGACCCGTCCGTGCCGGTGAACTCCCGCACGCTGCTCGGCGAGACCCGGCACCTGGCGTTCCGCCACAGCGGACTGGGTCTGGAGGAGAAGTGGCACTACCGCGTGCGGGCCGTCGACGCGGCCGGGCACAAGGGCAAGGCGTCCGCCGTGGCCTCGGGCACCAGCGGGAACGCGCTCGTGCACGAGGCGGAGGACCTGCTGCCGCCGGTCAGCGCGGACGCTCCGGTGGAGGCGCAGGCCAACTGCTGCGGCGTGGTCTGGTCCGGCGACGCGCAGCTGTGGTTCCGCGCCACCAAGGCGGACCAGCAGGTCACGGTCGAGTTCAGCGTGCCGCGGGACGGCACGTACGACTTGGCCACCGTGCTCACCAAGGCGCCGGACTACGGCAACGCGGCGTTCGGGGTGGACGGCGAGGCCCTCGGTGACGCGTTCCGCGGGTACGACCCGAAGGTGGGCAAGACGGACTGGGTCGACCTGGGCAACCGGAAGCTGGCAAAGGGCAAGCACCGGCTCACGCTGACCGTGACGGGCAAGGACGCGGACGCGACCGGCTATCTGGCCGGGCTCGACGCGATCCGTACGACCCGTACCGGCTGA
- a CDS encoding erythromycin esterase family protein codes for MHDWFRAHSSALSGLDPDAPLDDLEPLRDLVGDARVVAVGEGAHFVREFTHARLRVLRFLAERCGFTVLAFEFGFAEAFALDRWLSDDGRDGDEADEAGLAALGGTPYAGVNGELVRRLRRHNRTSGHPLRFVGVDLPTAAGELRPALEPLAGYLREVDPAAVARVDSALAVADGVTGSSGAVAAPRWARLTAAEQDALTASLARLLLRFRALAPLYVERSDQAAYDTALRHLEAAAHTDYMFGAMRDLFAGEGAPGDTSVREAYMAQSLHWHLDRAAPGTRVVLDAHNNHIQKTPVSFGGELIALPMGHYLHRALGDGYRALALTHTADHVPEMHPDPEHEAGFEVVEERLGEPTPGSVEAALAGAGLGGAVTLTSLRQGPPTGLDSIRSQSAEMPTPVGEAFDGVLCSPTVTTSFTESVHGGS; via the coding sequence ATGCATGACTGGTTCCGCGCCCACAGCAGCGCCCTGAGCGGCCTCGACCCCGACGCACCCCTGGACGACCTCGAACCGCTGCGCGACCTCGTCGGCGACGCCCGAGTCGTGGCCGTGGGCGAGGGCGCCCACTTCGTACGCGAGTTCACGCACGCCCGGCTGCGGGTGCTGCGGTTCCTCGCGGAGCGCTGCGGATTCACCGTCCTCGCCTTCGAGTTCGGGTTCGCGGAGGCCTTCGCCCTGGACCGCTGGCTCAGCGACGACGGCCGCGACGGCGACGAGGCCGACGAGGCCGGTCTCGCGGCGCTCGGCGGCACCCCGTACGCCGGGGTGAACGGCGAACTGGTCCGCCGGCTCCGTCGGCACAACCGCACCAGCGGGCACCCCCTGCGCTTCGTCGGCGTCGACCTCCCCACGGCCGCCGGCGAACTCCGCCCGGCACTGGAGCCGCTGGCCGGCTACCTCCGGGAGGTCGATCCCGCGGCGGTCGCCCGTGTCGACAGCGCGCTCGCCGTCGCCGACGGGGTCACCGGAAGCTCCGGCGCGGTGGCCGCCCCGCGCTGGGCGCGGCTGACGGCGGCCGAACAGGACGCGCTGACCGCGTCGTTGGCGCGGCTGCTGCTGCGCTTCCGCGCCCTGGCGCCGCTCTACGTCGAGCGGAGCGACCAGGCGGCGTACGACACCGCGCTGCGGCATCTGGAAGCGGCCGCGCACACGGACTACATGTTCGGCGCGATGCGGGACCTGTTCGCGGGCGAGGGCGCACCGGGCGACACCTCCGTACGGGAGGCGTACATGGCCCAGTCGCTGCACTGGCACCTCGACCGTGCCGCGCCGGGCACCCGCGTCGTCCTGGACGCACACAACAACCACATCCAGAAGACGCCCGTGTCGTTCGGCGGCGAACTGATCGCCCTGCCCATGGGCCACTACCTGCACCGCGCCCTGGGCGACGGCTACCGCGCGCTCGCCCTGACCCACACCGCGGACCACGTTCCGGAGATGCACCCGGACCCGGAGCACGAGGCGGGCTTCGAGGTCGTCGAGGAGCGCCTCGGCGAGCCCACGCCCGGGAGCGTCGAAGCCGCGCTCGCCGGGGCGGGCCTCGGCGGCGCCGTCACCCTCACCAGCCTGCGGCAGGGTCCGCCCACCGGGCTGGACAGCATCCGCTCGCAGAGCGCCGAGATGCCGACTCCCGTCGGGGAGGCGTTCGACGGGGTGCTGTGCAGCCCCACGGTCACGACGTCGTTCACGGAGAGCGTCCACGGCGGCAGTTGA
- a CDS encoding ATP-binding protein produces MAVQREQPVTYEITHSFPRSRTSVPRARSLLNAALDDWGVGRTACETAELVLSELVTNAVRVPVPWDREVDVRIARLAERGQAEQQEQEQEQGRERGLLRLEVSDAGDGKPEVRMPGDDETNGRGLLLVEALSRSWGVYSRACGTGKTVWAELEAPGCRTPEAPG; encoded by the coding sequence ATGGCCGTGCAGCGTGAGCAGCCCGTCACGTACGAGATCACTCACAGCTTCCCCCGAAGCCGTACCAGCGTGCCCAGGGCGCGATCGTTGCTCAACGCGGCACTCGACGACTGGGGCGTCGGCCGCACCGCCTGCGAGACGGCCGAGCTGGTGCTGTCCGAGCTGGTGACCAACGCCGTTCGGGTGCCCGTTCCGTGGGACCGGGAGGTGGACGTGCGCATCGCGCGCCTGGCGGAGCGGGGGCAGGCGGAGCAGCAGGAGCAGGAGCAGGAGCAGGGCCGGGAGCGGGGGTTACTGCGGCTGGAGGTCAGCGACGCCGGGGACGGCAAGCCGGAGGTGCGTATGCCCGGTGACGACGAGACGAACGGCCGCGGCCTGCTGCTGGTCGAGGCGCTGTCCCGCAGCTGGGGCGTGTACAGCCGCGCGTGCGGCACCGGAAAGACCGTGTGGGCGGAGCTGGAGGCACCGGGCTGCCGCACGCCGGAGGCGCCGGGTTGA
- a CDS encoding helix-turn-helix domain-containing protein: MPSVKPSTVLGRQLGDELKRFREAAGVSMAEAADVLDCTKGKISRLENGHVPVRTPDLNALMHAYQVDDRGVLDRLAALAKRANRRRRDGWWHRYGSVLADSYRDQIELEAICDRVRTYEVQLVPGLLQTAEYARAVTVASRAWETPDEVDQFVRVRLGRQERLVGEEPLELRVVLAEGVLRQHVGGPAVMRAQLEHLADKAALPNVYVQVLPFSRGAHSGMFGPYVVLGFPRVPSLDLVLTETPSGNIWVEREHEVAYYRTLFDDARTDALPPTESVALIRRIAKEFRP, encoded by the coding sequence ATGCCTTCTGTGAAACCGTCCACCGTGCTGGGCCGACAGCTGGGAGATGAGCTCAAGAGGTTCCGTGAGGCAGCGGGCGTTTCCATGGCGGAGGCCGCGGACGTACTCGACTGCACCAAGGGGAAGATCAGCCGCCTCGAGAACGGCCATGTGCCGGTCCGCACCCCCGACTTGAACGCGCTCATGCACGCGTACCAGGTCGATGACCGCGGCGTGCTCGACCGCCTCGCCGCCCTGGCCAAGCGCGCGAACCGGCGCCGCCGCGACGGCTGGTGGCACCGGTACGGCTCCGTGCTCGCCGACTCGTACCGCGACCAGATCGAACTGGAGGCCATCTGCGACCGCGTGCGGACGTACGAGGTGCAGCTCGTGCCGGGCCTGCTGCAGACGGCGGAGTACGCCCGCGCGGTGACCGTCGCCTCGCGGGCCTGGGAGACGCCGGACGAGGTGGACCAGTTCGTACGGGTGCGGCTCGGCCGCCAGGAACGGCTCGTCGGCGAGGAGCCGCTGGAGCTGCGGGTCGTGCTCGCGGAGGGCGTTCTCCGGCAGCACGTGGGCGGACCGGCGGTGATGCGCGCGCAGCTCGAGCACCTCGCGGACAAGGCGGCGCTGCCGAACGTGTACGTCCAGGTGCTGCCGTTCTCACGCGGCGCGCACAGCGGTATGTTCGGCCCGTACGTGGTGCTGGGTTTCCCCCGGGTTCCCTCACTCGACCTGGTTCTGACGGAGACGCCGTCCGGCAACATCTGGGTGGAGCGCGAGCACGAAGTCGCCTACTACCGCACGCTCTTCGACGACGCACGCACCGATGCGCTGCCGCCGACCGAATCGGTCGCGCTGATCCGCCGCATCGCGAAGGAGTTCCGACCATGA
- a CDS encoding DUF397 domain-containing protein, whose protein sequence is MTRDHRSVPPDHPAPAARAPYTPGVPYAPGAAWRTSSHSGGQGNCVEVADGVPGVVPVRDSARPEGPVLGFGRDAWTAFLTHLR, encoded by the coding sequence ATGACCCGTGACCACCGCTCCGTACCGCCGGACCACCCGGCCCCGGCGGCGCGCGCGCCGTACACGCCGGGCGTGCCGTACGCGCCGGGCGCGGCCTGGCGCACCAGCAGCCACAGCGGCGGGCAGGGCAACTGCGTCGAGGTCGCGGACGGCGTGCCCGGTGTGGTGCCCGTGCGGGACAGCGCGCGCCCCGAGGGGCCGGTGCTGGGGTTCGGCCGCGACGCGTGGACCGCGTTCCTCACGCACCTGCGCTGA
- a CDS encoding aminotransferase class V-fold PLP-dependent enzyme, translating to MTDPDTAPPGIAAAAAEFGPFEGRVWCNTAHQGPLPRSAVEASRHAVALKAVPHRIADEDFRQVPEELRALLAELVGGSPEQIALGDSTSHGMHLIANGLRWQDGDEVLVLAGDYPATVLPWRRLAPYGVRTTALRPAGGLLTAAELEAAITPRTRVAAVTWVDSFTGRALDLDALGAVCRRSGVLLVVNTSQALGARPLDVSRTPVDAVVSCGYKWLCGPYGTGFSWLRPDLLERLTPQHAYWLAMRYGHGGLDRMRDTVLRDDLGVRAFDVFCPADFLNVLPWTASLRLLLAAGVDEVAAWDQALVGRFVAGLDRDRYRLVSPAGGAGRSTLVVLRDRADDRAAADNADGAEGTTRTGSAARTEATAATEARHRQLTAAGVDTAFREGALRVSLHLFHTAADVDRVLAALHAPAP from the coding sequence ATGACCGACCCTGACACCGCACCGCCCGGCATCGCCGCGGCGGCGGCCGAGTTCGGGCCCTTCGAGGGCCGGGTCTGGTGCAACACCGCGCACCAGGGCCCGCTGCCGCGTTCCGCGGTCGAGGCGTCACGGCACGCCGTCGCGCTCAAGGCCGTGCCGCACCGCATCGCCGACGAGGACTTCCGGCAGGTCCCCGAAGAGCTGCGGGCGCTGCTCGCCGAGCTGGTGGGCGGCTCGCCGGAGCAGATCGCGCTGGGCGACAGCACCTCGCACGGGATGCACCTCATCGCGAACGGCCTGCGCTGGCAGGACGGTGACGAGGTGCTCGTGCTCGCCGGGGACTACCCCGCCACCGTGCTGCCCTGGCGGCGCCTCGCCCCGTACGGCGTCCGCACCACCGCGCTGCGCCCGGCCGGCGGCCTGCTGACCGCCGCCGAACTGGAGGCGGCCATCACGCCGCGTACGCGGGTCGCCGCCGTCACGTGGGTGGACTCCTTCACGGGCCGTGCGCTCGACCTGGACGCGCTGGGCGCGGTCTGCCGCCGCTCCGGCGTCCTCCTCGTCGTCAACACGTCGCAGGCGCTGGGCGCCCGCCCGCTCGATGTCTCCCGCACCCCCGTGGACGCGGTGGTGTCCTGCGGCTACAAGTGGCTGTGCGGCCCGTACGGTACGGGCTTCAGCTGGTTGCGTCCGGACCTGCTGGAGCGGCTGACACCGCAGCACGCGTACTGGCTGGCGATGCGGTACGGGCACGGCGGCCTGGACCGGATGCGCGACACCGTGCTCCGGGACGACCTGGGGGTCCGCGCGTTCGACGTGTTCTGCCCGGCGGACTTCCTGAACGTGCTGCCCTGGACGGCGTCCCTGCGGCTGCTCCTGGCAGCCGGCGTGGACGAGGTGGCCGCCTGGGACCAAGCGCTGGTCGGCCGGTTCGTCGCGGGCCTGGACCGCGACCGGTACCGGCTCGTCAGCCCGGCCGGGGGCGCGGGCCGCTCCACCCTCGTCGTGCTGCGCGACAGGGCGGACGACCGGGCGGCCGCGGACAACGCGGACGGTGCGGAAGGCACGACCCGTACGGGCAGCGCCGCCCGTACGGAAGCCACTGCCGCCACGGAGGCCCGGCACCGGCAGCTGACCGCCGCCGGTGTCGACACCGCGTTCCGCGAGGGCGCCCTGCGGGTGTCCCTGCACCTGTTCCACACCGCCGCCGACGTGGACCGCGTGCTCGCCGCCCTGCACGCGCCCGCGCCGTGA
- a CDS encoding aldehyde dehydrogenase family protein: MAQPNGAPAASGGLALKPGTAWSDAWRRCLARAPEAFAEDRVLNLWNGTWHRDGAPSPAVSPVDGGPVAGPPRLDADAARHAVRAALDQHRGWRHVPLEERRARVAAALDALAEHRQLLALLLVWEIGKPWKLAQADVDRAIDGVRWYADHAERMTEGRAPLDGPVSNIASWNYPMSVLVHAMLVQALAGNAVIAKAPTEGGVSCLTLASALCVREGLPLTLVSGSGAELSGVLVRSAEVGCVSFVGGRDTGARVATAVADVGKRHILEQEGLNCWGVWEYTDWPTLTPLIRRTFDYAKQRCTAYPRFVVQRTAFAEFLAAYLPAVRSLRYGHPLAVAAPEDPLPELDFGPLIHAAKARELAGLAAEAVDRGAVPLHRGSLADGHFLPGQDTSAYLPPVTLLGPPASSPLHHAEPFGPVDTLVLVDTEAELLAAMNASNGALVATLSTDDRATFDRLAPQIRAFKTGHGTPRSRGDRDELFGGYGHSWRGAFVGGDLLVHAVTQGPPGERLPGNFPDYQLHPAAA; this comes from the coding sequence ATGGCACAACCGAACGGCGCGCCCGCCGCCAGCGGCGGACTCGCCCTCAAACCCGGCACCGCCTGGTCCGACGCGTGGCGGCGCTGCCTCGCCCGCGCGCCCGAAGCCTTCGCCGAGGACCGGGTGCTGAACCTCTGGAACGGCACCTGGCACCGCGACGGCGCCCCCTCACCCGCCGTCAGCCCCGTGGACGGCGGCCCGGTCGCCGGCCCGCCCCGGCTGGACGCGGACGCGGCGCGGCACGCCGTACGGGCCGCGCTCGACCAGCACCGCGGCTGGCGGCACGTACCGCTCGAGGAGCGCCGGGCCCGGGTGGCCGCCGCGCTCGATGCCCTGGCCGAACACCGGCAGCTGCTCGCCCTGCTGCTGGTGTGGGAGATCGGCAAGCCGTGGAAGCTGGCACAGGCGGACGTGGACCGGGCCATCGACGGAGTGCGCTGGTACGCGGACCACGCCGAGCGGATGACGGAGGGCCGCGCGCCGCTGGACGGCCCGGTCTCCAACATCGCCAGCTGGAACTACCCGATGAGCGTCCTCGTCCACGCCATGCTCGTACAGGCGCTGGCCGGGAACGCGGTGATCGCCAAGGCCCCGACCGAGGGCGGCGTGTCCTGTCTGACCCTGGCGAGCGCCCTGTGCGTACGGGAAGGGCTGCCGCTCACGCTGGTCAGCGGCAGCGGCGCCGAACTGTCCGGGGTGCTGGTGCGGTCGGCGGAGGTCGGCTGCGTGTCGTTCGTCGGCGGCCGCGACACCGGCGCGCGGGTGGCCACGGCGGTGGCCGACGTCGGCAAGCGGCACATCCTGGAGCAGGAAGGGCTGAACTGCTGGGGCGTGTGGGAGTACACCGACTGGCCGACGCTGACCCCGCTGATCCGCAGGACCTTCGACTACGCCAAGCAGCGCTGCACCGCCTACCCCCGCTTCGTGGTGCAGCGCACGGCCTTCGCGGAGTTCCTGGCCGCGTACCTGCCCGCCGTACGCTCCCTGCGCTACGGCCACCCGCTGGCCGTCGCCGCCCCCGAAGACCCGCTGCCCGAGCTGGACTTCGGGCCGCTGATCCACGCCGCCAAGGCACGCGAGCTCGCCGGCCTGGCCGCCGAGGCCGTCGACCGGGGCGCCGTGCCGCTGCACCGCGGCAGCCTCGCCGACGGGCACTTCCTGCCCGGGCAGGACACCTCCGCGTACCTCCCGCCGGTCACCCTGCTCGGCCCGCCCGCCTCGTCGCCGCTGCACCACGCGGAGCCGTTCGGGCCGGTGGACACCCTCGTGCTGGTCGACACCGAGGCGGAACTGCTGGCCGCCATGAACGCCAGCAACGGCGCCCTCGTCGCCACCCTCTCCACCGACGACCGCGCCACCTTCGACCGGCTGGCCCCGCAGATCAGGGCGTTCAAGACGGGGCACGGCACGCCCCGTTCCCGCGGCGACCGCGACGAGCTGTTCGGCGGCTACGGGCACTCCTGGCGCGGCGCGTTCGTCGGCGGCGACCTCCTCGTACACGCCGTCACCCAGGGGCCGCCCGGCGAACGGCTCCCCGGCAACTTCCCGGACTACCAGCTCCACCCGGCGGCGGCCTGA
- the sucD gene encoding succinate--CoA ligase subunit alpha translates to MAIFLTAESKVVVQGMTGAEGLRHTRRMIAAGTAVVGGVNPRKAGRDIDVDGRSVPVFGTVREARETTGADVSVVFVPPRFARGAVEEAADAGTPLVVVITEGIPVHDAVALRAYARERGTRVIGPNCPGLISPGQSVAGIIPADIAPAAGRIGLVSKSGTLTYQLMYELRDTGFSSAVGIGGDPVVGTSHIDCLAAFEADPDTGLIVMIGEIGGDAEERAAEYIAAEVSKPVIGYVAGFTAPEGKTMGHAGAIVSGSAGTAAAKREALEAAGVRVGATPTETARLVRESA, encoded by the coding sequence ATGGCGATATTCCTGACCGCGGAGAGCAAGGTGGTCGTCCAGGGCATGACCGGCGCGGAGGGCCTCAGGCACACCCGCCGGATGATCGCGGCGGGCACCGCCGTCGTCGGCGGCGTCAACCCGCGCAAGGCGGGCCGTGACATCGACGTGGACGGGCGCTCCGTGCCCGTGTTCGGCACGGTGCGCGAGGCGCGCGAGACCACCGGTGCCGACGTGTCGGTGGTGTTCGTGCCACCGCGGTTCGCGCGGGGCGCGGTGGAGGAGGCGGCGGACGCGGGGACACCGCTCGTCGTCGTCATCACCGAGGGCATCCCCGTACACGACGCCGTGGCCCTGCGCGCGTACGCACGCGAGCGCGGCACCCGCGTCATCGGCCCCAACTGCCCGGGGCTGATCAGCCCGGGGCAGTCCGTCGCCGGCATCATCCCCGCCGACATCGCACCGGCCGCGGGGCGCATCGGCCTCGTGTCCAAGTCGGGCACGCTCACGTACCAGCTGATGTACGAGCTGCGCGACACCGGCTTCTCCTCAGCCGTCGGCATCGGCGGCGACCCGGTCGTCGGCACCAGCCACATCGACTGCCTCGCGGCCTTCGAGGCCGACCCCGACACCGGACTTATCGTCATGATCGGCGAGATCGGGGGAGACGCGGAGGAGCGCGCGGCCGAGTACATCGCGGCCGAGGTCAGCAAGCCCGTCATCGGCTACGTCGCCGGGTTCACCGCACCCGAGGGCAAGACCATGGGCCACGCCGGCGCCATCGTCTCCGGCTCCGCCGGCACCGCCGCCGCCAAGCGCGAAGCGCTCGAGGCGGCGGGTGTACGGGTGGGGGCGACGCCGACGGAAACGGCCCGGCTCGTACGGGAGTCGGCCTGA